The following coding sequences lie in one Agrobacterium vitis genomic window:
- a CDS encoding sulfate/molybdate ABC transporter ATP-binding protein, with the protein MELNIRNIRKDFNATAALHELSLDIRSGELIALVGPSGSGKTTLLRLIAGLERPSAGQIFFGDDDASRKTVQERQVGFVFQHYALFKHMTVLENVGFGLTVRPKASRPPKAEIRKRALELLDFVQLSGLEKRYPAQLSGGQRQRVALARAMAIEPKVLLLDEPFGALDAQVRKDLRRWLREIHDRTGHTTVFVTHDQEEALELADRVVVMSQGRIEQVGTADDVYDNPAAPFVHRFIGESSALPVRIESGEIWLDDRPTGLKSEGNGNATLFFRPQEVEIVDGCGGCFAGTVISSRRLSGTRRLELELGGARHLAEIDVPVDHPAATRTGISFRPKRWKVYPASA; encoded by the coding sequence ATGGAACTGAATATTCGCAATATCCGCAAGGACTTCAACGCGACCGCCGCCCTCCACGAACTGTCGCTGGACATCCGCTCCGGCGAGCTGATCGCGCTTGTCGGTCCCTCCGGTTCGGGAAAAACCACCTTGCTGCGGCTGATCGCCGGGCTTGAGCGGCCAAGCGCCGGGCAGATTTTCTTCGGCGACGATGATGCCTCGCGCAAGACCGTGCAGGAAAGGCAAGTCGGCTTCGTGTTCCAGCACTATGCGCTGTTCAAGCATATGACCGTGCTGGAAAATGTCGGCTTCGGCCTCACCGTTCGGCCCAAGGCATCGCGTCCGCCCAAGGCGGAAATTCGCAAACGCGCCTTGGAGCTGCTTGATTTCGTGCAGCTGTCGGGCCTTGAAAAGCGCTATCCCGCCCAACTTTCCGGTGGTCAGCGTCAGCGCGTCGCGCTGGCCCGCGCCATGGCAATCGAGCCAAAGGTGCTGCTGCTGGACGAACCTTTCGGCGCCCTCGACGCCCAGGTCCGCAAGGATTTGCGCCGCTGGCTGCGGGAGATTCATGACCGCACCGGCCATACCACCGTGTTCGTCACCCACGACCAGGAAGAGGCGCTGGAGCTTGCCGACCGGGTGGTGGTGATGAGCCAGGGCCGCATCGAGCAGGTCGGCACCGCCGACGACGTCTATGACAATCCGGCGGCCCCCTTCGTTCACCGTTTCATCGGTGAATCCTCGGCGCTGCCGGTGCGCATCGAATCCGGCGAGATCTGGCTTGATGACCGGCCGACCGGGCTTAAATCCGAAGGCAACGGCAATGCCACCCTGTTCTTCCGACCGCAGGAAGTCGAGATTGTCGATGGGTGTGGCGGCTGCTTTGCCGGAACGGTGATCAGCAGCCGAAGACTGTCGGGAACCCGCCGTCTGGAACTGGAGCTTGGCGGCGCACGGCATCTGGCGGAAATCGACGTTCCCGTCGATCATCCCGCCGCCACCCGAACCGGGATATCCTTCCGCCCCAAACGCTGGAAAGTCTATCCGGCAAGCGCCTGA
- the fucP gene encoding L-fucose:H+ symporter permease: protein MAGIQTGASQTAHAGASRSYTGPLIALTSLFFLWGFITCLNDILIPHLKNVFQLNYTQTMLIQLCFFGAYFIVSLPAGALVKRISYKWGIVTGLLVAAIGCALFIPAASLRVYGLFLGALFVLAAGVTILQVAANPYVTVLGAPETASSRLTLTQAFNSLGTTVAPIFGAFLILSSATAAVENATPEQMDALRMAEAAAVKFPYLMLAIAFLVLAAIFAALKLPAVEAEEDAKSSDISGSAWGYRHLVLGAVGIFLYVGAEVSIGSFLVNFMAEPSIAGLPEQTAAHYVSYFWGGAMIGRFIGSAVMRYMDDGKVLAFNAVAAGILLLVTVLTTGHVAMWCVLSIGFFNSIMFPTIFSLALKGLGRHTSQGSGILCLAIVGGALLPLVQGGLADTVGIHLAFLMPILCYVYIAYYGALGSRTAA from the coding sequence ATGGCAGGAATTCAAACAGGCGCGTCGCAAACCGCGCACGCAGGAGCCAGCCGCTCCTATACCGGTCCGCTGATCGCGCTGACCTCTCTTTTCTTCCTCTGGGGCTTCATCACCTGCCTCAACGATATTCTCATCCCACATCTGAAAAACGTCTTTCAGCTGAATTACACGCAGACCATGTTGATCCAGCTGTGCTTCTTCGGCGCTTATTTTATCGTTTCCTTGCCCGCAGGGGCTCTCGTCAAACGCATCAGCTATAAATGGGGTATTGTTACGGGTCTTCTCGTTGCCGCCATCGGCTGCGCTTTGTTCATCCCCGCCGCAAGCCTGCGGGTCTATGGCCTGTTTCTCGGCGCGTTGTTCGTGCTGGCGGCGGGCGTCACTATTCTCCAGGTGGCGGCAAACCCCTATGTCACCGTGCTGGGCGCACCCGAAACGGCATCGAGCCGTCTCACCCTGACCCAGGCCTTCAATTCCCTGGGGACCACCGTCGCGCCGATTTTCGGCGCCTTCCTCATCCTGTCTTCGGCAACGGCTGCCGTTGAAAACGCCACACCGGAGCAGATGGACGCCCTGCGCATGGCGGAAGCCGCAGCGGTCAAATTTCCGTATCTGATGCTGGCTATCGCCTTCCTTGTTCTCGCTGCCATTTTCGCAGCATTGAAATTGCCAGCGGTTGAGGCAGAAGAAGATGCCAAGTCCAGCGATATTTCCGGGTCTGCCTGGGGCTACCGCCATCTGGTTCTCGGCGCAGTCGGGATTTTTCTCTATGTCGGCGCGGAAGTCAGCATTGGCAGTTTCCTGGTCAATTTCATGGCCGAACCCAGCATTGCCGGGCTGCCTGAACAGACGGCTGCCCATTACGTCTCCTATTTCTGGGGCGGCGCCATGATCGGGCGTTTCATCGGTTCTGCGGTGATGCGCTATATGGATGACGGCAAGGTTTTGGCCTTCAATGCGGTCGCAGCCGGTATTCTGCTTCTGGTGACAGTGCTCACAACAGGCCATGTTGCCATGTGGTGCGTGTTGTCGATCGGCTTCTTCAACTCGATCATGTTCCCGACCATTTTCAGCCTGGCGCTGAAGGGCCTGGGTCGCCATACCAGCCAGGGTTCCGGCATTCTTTGCCTCGCCATTGTCGGCGGTGCCTTGTTGCCCCTGGTTCAGGGCGGACTTGCCGATACGGTCGGCATCCACCTCGCCTTCCTGATGCCGATCCTCTGCTACGTCTATATCGCCTATTATGGCGCTCTCGGTTCAAGAACCGCAGCATAA
- a CDS encoding SgcJ/EcaC family oxidoreductase gives MAQECAPVTQQQVEKLFDRWNASLATLDPEKVVANYEDDAVLLATLSNQPRLTQEERRAYFVDFLKKKPQGVVDNRTIKLGCNTAIDTGVYTFTLGDGTKVPARYTFTYDYDGGKWLISSHHSSAMPERTS, from the coding sequence ATGGCACAGGAATGCGCGCCAGTGACCCAGCAGCAGGTGGAAAAGTTGTTTGACCGTTGGAATGCATCCCTTGCGACGCTCGATCCGGAGAAAGTTGTCGCGAATTATGAGGATGATGCAGTTCTCCTCGCAACCCTGTCGAACCAGCCGCGGCTGACGCAGGAAGAGCGTCGCGCGTATTTTGTCGATTTTCTGAAAAAGAAGCCTCAGGGCGTGGTCGATAACCGGACGATCAAGCTGGGCTGCAACACGGCCATCGATACCGGCGTCTACACGTTCACCCTGGGGGATGGCACAAAGGTTCCGGCCCGCTACACCTTCACCTATGACTATGATGGCGGGAAATGGCTGATCTCCTCCCATCACTCTTCGGCAATGCCGGAACGCACGTCGTAA
- a CDS encoding sensor histidine kinase produces MTTATDPEHLASPIQELRTLYREAEARASRLRLIVETRASLDQYPLPRAITDITGLIGSFCGGAAIHLRTPTDQHQTIANNAMASKDGRVLIIFEDQAIARMGNEDKTSLQIVADLVAAAVFADDREQEREALLLMLAEREKQLAQLVAAILSTQERERAHIAYDLHDGVAQTLVSLLHHLQALEADPGLTTVLAKKVDQCSEIARMAIQDIRHAIADLRPAELDDLGLPAAISAKLDTVDETACRLDNRLPVDRLPQAIEIVLYRVAQEAITNARKHAGCQNLHVQLRIEADHVVLEANDDGCGFPLAAAHVGVQGETRPVRGFGIGLSAMQERLSLVNGTLDIISAANQGTRLIARVPLIDKGESQ; encoded by the coding sequence ATGACAACGGCGACGGACCCGGAACACCTTGCCTCTCCCATCCAGGAGTTGCGGACACTTTACCGGGAGGCGGAAGCCAGGGCCAGCCGGTTACGTCTCATCGTCGAAACACGCGCCAGCCTTGATCAATACCCTCTCCCCCGGGCGATCACTGATATCACCGGATTGATCGGCAGCTTTTGCGGCGGTGCGGCAATTCATTTGCGCACCCCAACAGATCAACACCAGACGATTGCCAATAATGCCATGGCCAGTAAGGATGGCCGGGTGCTCATCATCTTCGAGGATCAGGCCATCGCAAGGATGGGCAACGAGGATAAAACCAGCCTTCAGATCGTCGCCGACCTTGTCGCCGCAGCCGTTTTCGCCGATGACAGAGAACAGGAGCGGGAAGCCCTGCTCCTGATGCTTGCCGAGCGCGAAAAGCAGCTCGCGCAATTGGTGGCCGCCATTCTCTCCACACAGGAACGGGAGCGCGCCCATATTGCCTATGACCTGCATGATGGCGTGGCCCAGACCCTTGTCAGTCTGCTGCATCACTTGCAGGCATTGGAAGCTGATCCGGGCTTGACAACGGTCCTCGCAAAAAAGGTCGATCAATGCAGCGAGATTGCCCGCATGGCGATCCAGGATATCCGCCACGCGATTGCCGACTTGCGGCCCGCCGAACTTGATGACCTTGGCTTGCCAGCCGCCATCAGTGCAAAGCTGGACACCGTCGATGAGACTGCCTGTCGGCTGGACAACCGGCTCCCGGTTGACCGTCTGCCTCAGGCCATTGAAATCGTTCTTTATCGTGTGGCACAGGAAGCGATCACCAATGCCCGCAAACATGCGGGCTGCCAAAACCTGCATGTGCAATTGCGGATCGAAGCCGACCATGTCGTCCTTGAGGCGAATGACGATGGCTGCGGCTTTCCCCTTGCCGCAGCGCATGTCGGAGTCCAGGGCGAAACCAGACCGGTCCGTGGTTTCGGGATCGGCCTGTCGGCCATGCAAGAGCGGCTGTCGCTTGTCAACGGTACGCTGGACATCATCAGCGCCGCCAATCAAGGCACAAGGCTGATCGCCCGGGTTCCTCTTATCGACAAAGGCGAAAGCCAATGA
- a CDS encoding response regulator transcription factor has product MTKARILIADDHDLARSGIISVLSGAPDLEVVAEARDGLEAITLAAKLLPDIALLDVRMTPMDGLAAAAEIRRVSPSTRIMMLTMHDSLDYLEAAVKAGASGYALKDVRRDTLLRMIRAVLDGQEFFDTGLVRRMLTRVSRTSPAEDAISQLTTREREILQEVARGATNKEIARRLSIAPGTVKVHVERIIAKLRVGDRTQAAVLAAQAGLVEGEAS; this is encoded by the coding sequence ATGACCAAAGCGCGTATTCTGATTGCCGACGACCACGACTTGGCCCGATCCGGCATTATTTCGGTGCTGTCGGGTGCGCCAGATCTGGAGGTCGTGGCCGAAGCGCGAGATGGCCTGGAAGCAATCACGCTAGCAGCAAAGCTTTTGCCTGACATCGCCTTGCTCGATGTCCGGATGACACCGATGGACGGGTTGGCGGCGGCGGCAGAAATCCGCCGCGTATCTCCCTCGACGCGGATCATGATGCTGACGATGCATGACAGCCTCGACTATCTGGAAGCGGCGGTCAAGGCCGGAGCCAGTGGCTACGCGTTGAAGGATGTGCGGCGAGACACATTGCTGCGGATGATCCGAGCCGTTCTGGACGGCCAGGAATTCTTCGACACCGGATTGGTGCGGCGGATGCTGACCCGCGTCTCGCGCACATCGCCAGCCGAGGACGCCATTTCGCAGCTGACCACCCGTGAGCGGGAAATTTTGCAGGAGGTGGCACGGGGCGCAACCAACAAGGAAATCGCCCGCAGACTGTCCATCGCTCCGGGCACGGTCAAGGTTCATGTCGAGCGCATCATTGCGAAATTGCGGGTGGGCGACCGAACCCAGGCAGCGGTGCTGGCAGCCCAGGCCGGATTGGTCGAAGGAGAGGCATCATGA
- a CDS encoding PAS domain S-box protein, protein MTDIPAKTVVSAHSRFRFLNQPLAVKGLIVIALPLACLLIALGSVFLADRESRKAENYVRVTFAIQQDILELHALLAEGASGVRGYLLTRDETFLAPYKKAVTELPAVFAAMRPLIIDAEQLERLNRMEPLVDKKLKGLASLMQGSVSNNQIPEALRQTLIANKAFLDELRLQIAEMRLREDALLAQRTAKADEIRALSQRITLLGAIAGVIGCIGAIVLMSKGIVRRVDRLKQAANRLAQGQSLRLAEHATDEIGELSSALEEASRLLTAREEALRESEERFRLLVDGVHDYGIFGLDTDGNVVSWNAGAERIKGYRADEIIGQHFSRFYPLEHRETLPVQEMAQAAAFGRVEDEGWRLRKDGSRFWANVVMTALRDKQGQLRGFSKITRDVTDRKRTEEALLTARRDAERASQAKSEFLSRMSHELRTPLNSVLGFAQILDMDIEDRDMRESLAQILRAGRHLLSLIDEVLDIARIEAGRMELLIEPVGLDDIVTEAIALAAPLAEPKRLTISVEMQAAGQTIVAVDRRRFLQVLLNLLSNAVKFNGDGGEIRLSAQLLTNTMIAIDIADTGCGIADVDRDRLFKPFERLGADRNATTGTGLGLALSLNLMRAMDGDLFLTESDATGSVFSIQIPVSHAPYAVAKTVKTDEKRAVASGLTGKATVLCIEDNLVNLNLIENLVGRRLKTRIIPAMLGGLGLTLAFEHRPDLVLLDVDLPDMNGLSVLAALRSDPRTQTTPVVVISADATEKNTHAGDGKRRNALHDQTAGCAPPDENPG, encoded by the coding sequence ATGACGGATATCCCGGCAAAGACTGTGGTGTCCGCCCACAGTCGCTTTCGCTTTCTCAACCAGCCTTTGGCCGTCAAAGGCCTGATCGTAATCGCATTGCCTCTGGCCTGTCTTCTCATTGCCCTCGGCTCCGTCTTTCTCGCTGACCGTGAAAGCCGAAAGGCAGAAAATTACGTGCGCGTCACCTTCGCCATTCAACAGGACATTCTGGAGCTGCACGCTTTGCTGGCCGAAGGTGCCTCCGGCGTGCGGGGATATCTTCTCACCCGCGACGAAACCTTCCTGGCCCCCTACAAGAAAGCCGTAACGGAATTGCCGGCGGTGTTTGCCGCCATGCGGCCACTGATCATCGATGCGGAACAACTTGAGCGGCTGAACCGGATGGAACCGCTGGTCGATAAAAAGCTGAAGGGTCTTGCCTCGCTGATGCAAGGTTCCGTTTCGAATAACCAGATTCCCGAAGCTTTGCGGCAGACATTGATTGCCAACAAAGCATTCCTGGACGAATTGCGTCTTCAGATTGCCGAGATGCGGCTAAGGGAGGACGCCCTTCTGGCGCAACGAACGGCCAAGGCCGATGAAATCCGGGCGCTGTCGCAAAGAATTACCCTATTGGGCGCGATCGCTGGTGTCATCGGATGCATCGGCGCTATCGTCTTGATGTCGAAAGGCATAGTCCGGCGGGTCGATAGGCTGAAACAGGCCGCCAACCGCTTGGCCCAGGGCCAAAGCCTGAGGCTGGCAGAACACGCAACGGACGAAATCGGCGAATTGTCGAGCGCGCTCGAAGAGGCAAGCCGTCTGCTGACGGCGCGCGAAGAGGCCCTGCGGGAAAGCGAGGAACGCTTCCGGCTGCTCGTCGATGGCGTCCATGACTATGGTATTTTCGGGCTGGATACCGATGGCAATGTGGTGAGCTGGAATGCCGGTGCAGAGCGTATCAAAGGGTATCGTGCAGACGAGATCATCGGCCAGCACTTTTCTCGCTTCTATCCTCTCGAGCATCGAGAAACACTACCGGTTCAGGAAATGGCGCAAGCCGCCGCTTTTGGCCGTGTCGAAGACGAAGGATGGCGGTTGCGCAAGGACGGTAGCCGCTTCTGGGCCAATGTGGTGATGACAGCCCTGCGCGACAAACAGGGCCAATTGCGGGGCTTTTCCAAGATCACTCGTGACGTGACGGATCGAAAACGAACCGAAGAGGCACTGCTGACAGCACGGCGCGACGCAGAACGGGCCAGCCAGGCGAAAAGCGAGTTTCTGTCGCGCATGAGCCATGAATTGCGCACGCCGTTGAATTCCGTTCTGGGCTTTGCACAGATCCTCGACATGGACATTGAGGATCGGGACATGCGCGAAAGTCTGGCGCAAATCCTCAGAGCTGGACGGCATCTGCTCAGCCTGATCGATGAAGTTCTCGATATCGCCCGGATCGAGGCGGGCCGCATGGAACTGTTGATAGAGCCGGTCGGGTTGGACGATATCGTCACGGAAGCCATTGCCCTGGCGGCTCCCTTGGCCGAACCAAAGCGATTGACGATCAGTGTGGAGATGCAGGCCGCGGGCCAAACTATTGTCGCAGTCGATCGTCGCCGGTTTTTGCAGGTGCTGCTGAATCTGCTTTCAAATGCGGTGAAATTCAACGGAGATGGTGGCGAGATCCGATTATCCGCTCAATTACTGACTAACACCATGATCGCAATTGATATTGCCGACACGGGCTGTGGAATTGCGGATGTGGATAGAGACCGGCTCTTCAAGCCGTTCGAGAGGCTCGGAGCCGACCGAAATGCCACGACCGGCACAGGCCTTGGCCTTGCCCTGTCGCTCAATCTGATGCGGGCCATGGATGGCGATCTTTTCTTGACCGAAAGTGACGCGACCGGCTCGGTGTTCTCCATCCAGATTCCCGTGTCACACGCCCCTTACGCCGTGGCAAAGACGGTGAAAACAGATGAAAAACGGGCAGTGGCAAGCGGACTGACAGGCAAAGCCACGGTCCTTTGCATTGAGGACAATCTTGTCAATCTCAACCTGATTGAGAACCTCGTGGGCCGCCGTTTAAAGACCAGGATCATTCCGGCCATGTTGGGTGGTCTCGGTCTGACGCTTGCCTTCGAGCACCGTCCCGATCTTGTTTTGCTCGATGTCGATCTGCCTGACATGAATGGGCTGTCGGTGCTTGCCGCCTTGCGTTCAGATCCTCGGACGCAAACCACCCCGGTCGTTGTGATAAGCGCCGATGCCACGGAAAAAAACACGCATGCTGGCGATGGAAAAAGGCGCAACGCATTACATGACCAAACCGCTGGATGTGCGCCGCCTGATGAAAACCCTGGATGA
- a CDS encoding response regulator: MKFPFDLASEAQILIIDDEPANIALLERLLRRERFDRIASTTDPREATALFTKHKADIILLDLLMPHLDGFALLDQFTRLIGPDDFVPILVLTADVTTETRRRALSLGAKDFLVKPIDTVETVLRIVNLLETRFLFKALKTASLENPATQPTDFPGLK; the protein is encoded by the coding sequence GTGAAATTTCCCTTCGACCTTGCCTCAGAGGCGCAGATACTGATCATCGATGACGAACCCGCCAATATTGCCCTGTTGGAAAGGCTTTTGCGGCGCGAGCGTTTCGACCGGATTGCATCGACCACCGACCCGCGCGAGGCCACCGCTCTTTTTACAAAGCACAAAGCCGATATTATCCTGCTCGATCTTCTGATGCCGCATCTGGATGGTTTTGCCCTGCTTGACCAATTCACGCGGCTGATCGGGCCGGATGATTTCGTTCCCATCCTTGTGCTGACAGCTGATGTGACAACAGAAACACGCCGCCGCGCCCTCTCGCTGGGCGCAAAGGACTTCCTGGTCAAGCCGATCGATACGGTGGAGACGGTTTTGCGTATCGTCAATCTGTTGGAAACGCGCTTTCTGTTCAAGGCGCTGAAGACGGCAAGCCTGGAAAATCCGGCTACCCAGCCTACCGATTTTCCAGGGTTGAAATAG
- a CDS encoding ABC transporter substrate-binding protein yields the protein MNATQTLRHLAVVLAMGTAIVAPHVAMAKTSTVMNVTQVFGTIDPAKITDYTQYLAAVNLYDGLTTVDSTGKIIPELAESWDVSSDNLTYTFHLRKDASFQDGSPVEAKDVVYTVQRLLAINKGPAYLFATLINPDNVKAVDAHNVTITLNKVYAPFLTTTPLLLVINEDAVKAASKQPWGEDVVGEKSMGAGPYVLSSWQRGSEMVISRYEKYYAGWPINPIDEVRFVQTNDEATVKALATSGQLGISSTTQANETYDALAKTDGYVVTTTPTATGFYLKLNTKATPTDDVHVRRALQYATDYKTIQTQIMTGDTLAGPMAPVFADAYLDTLKAPEFDLEKAKEELAKSKYAGKPIKLTLTYVAGLSFEEDIALLMQSNLQQIGVDVDIKPEPWNRITELAAKPETTPAATQVFYGPTYPSPDSVFYVQYHSKSAGTWASMEWLQDAEVDKLIDDARSTTDSAKQNAIYKQIQQAISDKAPDVNLLTKVQKVAFSKCISGYKFVPMQSWDYNFHNLTWTCPAK from the coding sequence ATGAACGCAACACAGACTTTAAGGCACCTTGCTGTGGTCTTGGCGATGGGAACCGCCATTGTCGCGCCACACGTGGCCATGGCAAAAACATCCACCGTGATGAATGTAACGCAGGTGTTTGGCACCATTGATCCGGCCAAGATCACCGATTACACCCAGTATCTGGCTGCAGTGAACCTTTACGATGGCCTGACCACCGTGGACAGCACCGGCAAGATCATCCCGGAACTGGCCGAGAGCTGGGATGTGTCCAGCGATAACCTGACCTACACCTTCCATCTGCGCAAGGACGCAAGTTTTCAGGATGGCTCTCCGGTTGAGGCCAAGGATGTCGTCTATACTGTCCAGCGCCTGCTGGCGATCAACAAGGGACCGGCCTATCTGTTTGCAACGCTGATCAACCCCGACAATGTGAAGGCGGTGGATGCTCACAATGTCACTATCACACTCAACAAGGTCTATGCGCCATTCCTGACCACCACGCCGCTGCTGTTGGTGATCAACGAGGATGCCGTCAAGGCTGCTTCCAAGCAGCCCTGGGGTGAGGATGTTGTTGGCGAAAAATCCATGGGTGCAGGGCCTTATGTGCTGTCCAGCTGGCAACGTGGCTCGGAAATGGTCATCAGCCGCTACGAGAAATATTACGCGGGCTGGCCCATTAACCCGATTGATGAAGTGCGCTTTGTGCAGACCAATGACGAGGCAACCGTCAAGGCGCTTGCCACATCAGGCCAATTGGGTATTTCGTCCACCACACAAGCCAACGAGACCTATGATGCTCTGGCCAAAACCGATGGCTATGTGGTGACAACCACGCCAACGGCCACCGGTTTTTATTTGAAACTCAACACCAAAGCCACGCCGACAGACGATGTGCATGTGCGTCGCGCCTTGCAATATGCCACCGATTACAAAACCATCCAGACACAGATTATGACCGGTGACACGCTGGCAGGGCCGATGGCCCCTGTGTTTGCGGATGCCTATCTCGATACGCTGAAAGCGCCCGAATTCGATCTTGAAAAGGCCAAGGAGGAACTTGCCAAGTCCAAATATGCGGGAAAGCCGATCAAGCTGACGCTGACCTATGTGGCAGGCCTGTCGTTTGAAGAGGATATCGCGCTTCTGATGCAATCCAATTTACAGCAGATTGGCGTGGATGTGGACATCAAGCCCGAACCCTGGAACCGCATCACCGAACTGGCGGCCAAGCCGGAAACAACGCCGGCGGCCACGCAAGTGTTCTATGGCCCCACCTATCCGTCGCCAGATAGCGTATTCTACGTGCAATATCACTCCAAATCGGCGGGAACATGGGCCTCAATGGAATGGTTGCAGGATGCCGAGGTCGATAAATTGATCGATGACGCCCGCTCCACCACCGATAGCGCGAAGCAGAATGCGATCTACAAGCAGATCCAACAGGCGATTTCTGATAAGGCACCGGACGTGAATTTGCTGACGAAAGTGCAGAAGGTGGCCTTCAGCAAGTGCATCTCGGGCTATAAATTTGTGCCAATGCAGAGCTGGGATTACAATTTCCACAATCTGACATGGACGTGCCCGGCCAAATAA
- a CDS encoding DUF917 domain-containing protein, whose product MAYQVQEHDLEAIALGGAYLGTGGGGDPYIGKLMAQAALREHGPVTVVSADEVDDDTLCISVFMMGAPTVMLEKLPSGAEVLKALHELEQFLGRKAGAILCVEAGGLNSTIPYMVAAVTGLPLVDGDGMGRAFPELQMVSFTLHGISASPLVLADDKGNSSLFSAVSNLWTEKMARAVTIQMGGAALVAAYAMSGKQMKQALLHGTMTQIRTIGETILTERARSRHAGAALREKLGGTHLFTGRVVDVERATTGGFARGKLILRGVDRFAGQRFAVHFQNEFLLAEGENGETVWATPDLICALDADMGLPVTTEQMRYGLMVEFTGIPADPQWHTPEGLALAGPGYFGYGDSAKPLSA is encoded by the coding sequence ATGGCCTATCAGGTGCAAGAACATGATCTGGAGGCCATTGCCCTTGGCGGTGCCTATCTCGGCACGGGCGGCGGCGGTGATCCCTATATTGGCAAGCTGATGGCGCAAGCGGCCCTTCGTGAGCATGGGCCTGTCACCGTGGTGTCCGCAGACGAAGTGGATGATGACACACTGTGCATTTCCGTCTTCATGATGGGTGCGCCCACCGTGATGCTGGAAAAACTGCCATCTGGTGCGGAAGTGTTGAAAGCCCTGCATGAACTGGAGCAGTTTTTGGGCCGCAAGGCCGGAGCCATCCTCTGCGTTGAGGCGGGCGGGTTGAACTCCACCATTCCCTATATGGTGGCGGCTGTGACGGGCCTTCCCTTGGTGGATGGTGATGGCATGGGCCGGGCTTTTCCGGAATTGCAGATGGTGAGTTTTACCCTGCATGGGATCTCGGCAAGCCCGCTGGTTTTGGCCGATGACAAAGGCAATTCCTCGCTGTTTTCCGCCGTCTCCAATCTATGGACCGAGAAAATGGCCCGCGCCGTGACCATTCAAATGGGCGGTGCTGCCCTTGTTGCCGCCTATGCCATGAGTGGCAAGCAGATGAAACAGGCGCTGTTGCATGGCACGATGACGCAAATTCGCACCATCGGCGAGACCATTTTGACCGAGCGTGCCCGCTCTCGCCATGCCGGAGCGGCGCTTCGGGAAAAACTCGGTGGCACCCATCTCTTTACCGGTCGCGTGGTGGATGTGGAGCGCGCCACAACAGGTGGTTTTGCCCGTGGAAAGCTGATCTTGCGCGGTGTGGATCGCTTTGCAGGTCAGCGTTTTGCTGTGCATTTTCAAAACGAGTTTCTGTTGGCTGAGGGTGAAAATGGCGAAACCGTCTGGGCAACGCCCGACCTGATCTGCGCCCTTGATGCCGATATGGGCCTGCCCGTGACCACCGAACAGATGCGCTACGGCTTGATGGTGGAATTCACCGGCATCCCCGCCGATCCGCAATGGCATACGCCAGAAGGCTTGGCGCTCGCGGGGCCGGGCTATTTTGGCTACGGCGACAGCGCAAAGCCACTCTCTGCATGA